The genomic segment TTTTGGTTACCAAAGAATTTCCAGGTATTATCTTCAAAAACAAGAGTTATATCTTCTGTTGACTCCCGCTTTATTATTTCTCCATTAGCAGAGACCTGATCATAACTTATTGTTCTATTGATTAATGCCAGTTGATTTCCATTTTTATTTTGATACGATACTTCATTAATTTTATATTTGGTATTTGCAAAATCATAAAAATTGAATACCCAGTTTTTTATTTCACGCTGACAATCATAAGTCATTCCATTGTCTAAAGAATTCATAGAAATATTGCTCATAAACAGATCAATATCTTCTTCATTCAGGCTTTTTTCATTTGAAATGACAAAATTTTCTAATAATTTATTGAATGTTATATTATCTGTGTTTTGTTCATCTTCATTGCTTGTTTCACATTTTAAATCTTTTCCATCACAGTCCTGGTCAATGCCGTCACCGCATATTTCTTTAGCTTTAGGATGAATATCTTTGTTATTGTCATTGCAGTCCCCCTGGTTTTCCGTATATCCGTCTTTATCATCATCAATATCTTTTGGATCATTTGAGTCAGAGGTACATGTTAAATCTTTTCCATCACAGTCCTGGTCAATGCCGTCGCCGCATATTTCTTTGGCTTTAGGATGAATATCTTTGTTATTGTCATTACAATCCCCCTGATTTTCTGTATATCCGTCTTTATCATCATCAATATCATTTGAGTCAGGGGTACATTTTAAATCTTTTCCATCACAGTCCTGGTCAATGTCGTCACCGCATATTTCTTTAGCTTTAGGATGAATATCTTTGTTATTGTCATTGCAGTCGCCCTGATTTTCCGTATATCCGTCTTTATCATCATCAATATCTTTTGGATCTGGCACATTGTCAGTTATTTCTAATTGTTCATTATCAGATATATTTTCCTGATTATCCTCTCCTCCTGCACACGCAAAAAGTAAAAACATCATAAAGATAATTGCGATAAATTTACTTATTTGTTTCATAGCAAATCCTTTCAAGTATTATAACTTATTTAAATTAATATAAATATATAACTTACCTGGTTAATGAAATTTGCATAAAACCAATATATTGTCAATGGGGCAGATACTGTATTGTACAGTAGGAGTAAAGTTGTTTCGGAGTAGATATTTAAGTACTATGCACTATACTTTTTACAGGCTGAGAAATATGAATTGCAGACTTTCAGTTTGGCACTTCTTAAAATATGGCTCTATACTTAAATTATTTTTTCTCATTCACAAACTCAGGATAAAGCTCTTGAATACAGCAAGGGCATATTCCGTGAGTAAATGTTGCATCAGAATGTTTTGATATATATGCCTCTATCTGC from the Desulfonema limicola genome contains:
- a CDS encoding putative metal-binding motif-containing protein, with the protein product MKQISKFIAIIFMMFLLFACAGGEDNQENISDNEQLEITDNVPDPKDIDDDKDGYTENQGDCNDNNKDIHPKAKEICGDDIDQDCDGKDLKCTPDSNDIDDDKDGYTENQGDCNDNNKDIHPKAKEICGDGIDQDCDGKDLTCTSDSNDPKDIDDDKDGYTENQGDCNDNNKDIHPKAKEICGDGIDQDCDGKDLKCETSNEDEQNTDNITFNKLLENFVISNEKSLNEEDIDLFMSNISMNSLDNGMTYDCQREIKNWVFNFYDFANTKYKINEVSYQNKNGNQLALINRTISYDQVSANGEIIKRESTEDITLVFEDNTWKFFGNQKAYSIPEILELLTCESVNMQTGEPVEIKKEFTSIDKEFTVFVRLDNIGNGTGFSIKVYKPDGTLFRETPYFNNWGDYPACARSEIQWNQSYSFILYSEYIPGFIGTLGPEAVGTWRIELSMDSIGVLGETYFKYQYTENI